From Dechloromonas sp. A34:
CCGCCAGCCCCTTCGCCGACCTCGCCGCCTACAGCGCTGCGCTGCTACCAGCCGAAGAACGCCAGCGCCTGCGGCAACTGCAGGAAACCCGGCAACTGGCGAAACAGCAGGCCGCAGCCGTACTCACGGCGGCCCGCGAAAAGGTCATCCGCCTGCAAGTCAGCACCGGCGAAACACCCATCCCGCCGCTCGTCGAACTCGACGAAACCCTCGCCCAACTCGACACCCAGCGCCGCCAACTCAGCGAACAACTCGGCGCCCAGCGCGCCCTACTCAGCCGTGACGAACAGGCACGGCAAAGCCAGCAGGCGCTGTTCGCCCAGATCGCCGCACAAATCACCGAGAGCGATATCTGGCAGCGCCTCGACGGCCTGATCGGCTCGGCCAAGGGCGACAAGTTCCGCAAGTTCGCCCAGGGCCTGACCCTCGACCACCTGCTGCACCTCGCCAACGGCCACCTCGCCCGCCTGCACGGCCGCTACCTGCTGCGCCGCAAGACCACCGGCGAACTGGAACTCGACATCGTCGACAGCTGGCAAGGCGAAGTCGCCCGCGACACGCGCACGCTGTCCGGCGGCGAAAGCTTCCTGGTCAGCCTGGCGCTGGCCCTGGCCCTCTCCGACCTGGTCAGCCACAAAACCTCGATCGACTCGCTGTTCCTCGACGAAGGCTTCGGCACCCTCGACGCCGACACCCTGGAAATCGCCCTCAACGCCCTCGACACCCTGAACGCCAGCGGCAAGATGATCGGCGTTATCAGCCACGTCGAAGGCATGAAGGAGCGCATCCCGGCGCAGATCCGCGTCGACAAGGGCGGCGGGGTCGGGTATTCGCGGTTGAGTATTTAGGGCGGGCCAATCGCGGCGAAAACTCAGACGCTACCGGCATATTCGCCGCGCGCCGGATAGTCGTGGGCGATGGCGAAGTCGACGGCACCGAGCAGGTCCTGAAACTGCGGGCGAGCGAAGGGCATGGTCTGCACCGCACCGTAATAAAGCGTGCCATCCGGGCGGACCAGGAAAACACCCGGTTCGCTGAACAGCGCCGGCTCCTCGATGCCAATCGAGGTCTTGCCACGCGAGGCGCTGATATACAGCCCCCACTGGCGGGCGCTTTTGAGGCTCAGGCCATAGCCGATTTTGATGTCGCCGGCCTTGACCTTGTCGGCCATGGCATGGGCGCGCTCGCCATCGTCGCTGCTGACCGCGACGACTTGGACGCCGCGTTTTTCGAACTCGGGCACCAGGCGTTCGAGTTCCAGCAGGTACTTGGCGCAAATCGGGCAATGCAGGCCACGATAAAAGACGACAAGGTCGAAGCACTCTCCTGGAGCTGCGCCGAGCACGAAACGGCTGCCGTCGGTTAACGCCACATTGAGCGCGGGAACGGGGTGGCGGGGCATCAGGGCGGTAGCGGTCATCAGGCATCCTTTCGTTGAATTGCTGGGTCTTCGCAAGATCGTTGAAGGCCGGTTTCAGCGGTGCGTCACTGCTTGACCGACACGGACCATTGTGCTGAACTAAGTGCAACCAATCGTTCATATATATTTGCAATTCGTACAGATGCAACTTAACCGCCTCGATCGACTGTCCGCCCTGCTCGAAGGCCTTGCACCGCGCGTAGAAGTCAACCTGCCGCCGGCCGGCATCGCCAGACTGGACTTCGCCGCTGAACCATCTCCCTTCCTGCATATCCACTTGCTGGCGGAAGGTGAAATACGCCTTCAACTATGGTCATCCGCCAGCATCGCACTCCAGGCACCCTGCATCGTCATCTGCCGTTCAGACATCGCACATGCACTCGAAACACCGGCGGCAGAAAACTTCCAGCGCCTGATGTGCGCCCGCGCCTGGCTCGATGGACCGGTCGCCCCGCTGCTACTCAACGAATTCTCCACACCGCAGGTGGTCTCGATTGACGGTGCCGAATCCTCGCTGCGCCACGTAATCGACCTGATCTCCTCGGAACTGGAGGCGCCGCGCTGCGGCCAGCCGGCACTGCTAGACCGGGCCGGCGACATCCTGTTTATCGGCCTGCTGCGCCACCTGATAGCTCACCCGAAAACCTCCGGCGGACTGTTGAGCGGTCTGGCCGATCCGCGCATCGCCCGCGCCCTGGTCGCCATCCACGCCCAGCCGCAATTCAAATGGACGCTGGAATCGCTGGCCGAAGAAGCCGGCATGTCGCGCACCGCCTTCGCCAATACCTTCCGCGAGGTAATGCTGGCAACTCCGGGCAAATACCTCTCGGCAATCCGGCTGGCGATTGCCCAGCGCGCCGTGCAGTCGGGCAAAGGATTGAAGGCGGCAGCGCGGGATGCCGGCTACACCAGCCCCTCCGCGCTGTCGCGAGCGCTATCGCAAGCAAGCGCGATGGCGTCGCACTGAGCGGCCAAAGCCGCCTGCTGGTGCCGATGGTGGCGACCGCAGGCTCTACCCACGGCCTTTAGCCCAAGGCCAGCCTGACCTGCGCGGCCAGCGTTGTCGTCGGGCGACCGATCAGCCGGCTAAGTTGCCGGCCGTCATCGAACAGACCGCCCTTGGATGCGCCGATGTCGGATTCAGCCAGCAGCGTCGCCAACCCTTCCGGCAAACCAGCGCCGAGCAAAGCGGCCTTGAACTCGCTTTCCGGGAGATTCTGGTAGGCCACGGCCTTGCCGGATTGCTGCGAGATTTCGCGGGCCATGTCGCCCAGCGTGTAGGCCTGGTCGCCCGCCAGTTCGTAGATGCGCCCGGCCTGGTTGTCCAGCATCAACACCGCAGCCGCCGCTTCGGCATAGTCCGCACGCGCCGCCGAGGCGATCCTGCCCTCCCCGGCACTGCCCAGCACCACGCCGTATTGCAGCGCGGTCGGGATGCCGGCGAGGTAGTTCTCGGAATACCAGCCATTGCGCAGGATGAGCGCCGGCAGGCCGGAAGCGCGGATCAGGCTTTCCGTTTCCTGGTGCTCGGCGGCCAGCGGCAGCGGCGAAGTGTCGGCATGCAGGATGCTGGTATAGGCCAGCAGGCCGACGCCGGCAGCCTTGGCTGACTCGATCACGGCGCGGTGTTGCGGCACGCGGCGACCGACCTCGCTGGCCGAAATCAGCAGCAGCTTGTCGGCGCCCTTAAACGCGGAGGCCAGACTGGCCGGCTGGTCGTAATCGGCCTGGCGAACCTGCACGCCGCGCGCCGCCAGATAGGCACCTTTCTCCGGATGGCGCACAGCGGCGACGATTTCGCCAGCCGGCAGTTTCTTCAACAGGGCTTCGATGACAAGGCTGCCCAGTTGGCCGGAGGCTCCGGTAACGACGATCATGATGAAAATTCCTTTATTTCAGTGGGTGGAGTCGGCAGAATAGCGACGACACTAACTTTTAGTAAGTACGCACCCAAAGGTAAGTTTCAAATGCATAACGACAGCAATCCCCGGCCCGGCTTTGCCGAACTCATGCAGCGCGGCCAACTGTTTGCCGAAAAATGCCCTTCCCGCGAAGTGCTGAAGCACGTCACCAGCCGCTGGGGCGTCCTGCTGCTGGTCGCCCTCTTGAGCGGCACCCAGCGCTTCAGCGACCTGCGCCGCAAAGTAAACGGCATCAGCGAAAAAATGCTCGCCCAGACCCTGCAATGGCTGGAAGGCGACGGCTTCGTCGAGCGCATTTCCTACCCGGTGGTGCCGCCCCACGTCGAATACCGGCTAACACCGCTCGGGGAAGAAATAGGCCAAAAGGTGGAGGCGCTGGCCGACTGGATCGAGGTCAAGTTGCCGGAAATTTTGGCCGCGCAGAGGGAGAAGCGACTGTAGGCTTCTGTAAAGCAATTGAAGCTTGTTCGTGCGTTCACGAAAGTCGTCCGCGACATGCTGAAAGCCAGGGGCAAGATGATCGGCGTGATCTGCCACGTTGAGGGGATGAAGAAATGCATCCTGGCGCAGATTCAAAATGAATTGAAAATTCAAATTGCGCTGACCTCTTTATCCGCCCTCATTTTCAACCAGGAATATCTAAATGTCCGCGAAACCCCCGATTATTCACCACTACCCCGCCCGTCAGCCGAGTACCCGGCCGCCGCTGCTTTTCGTGCATGGCGGTTACAGTAACGCCGCCCTGTGGGGCGTCCGCTTCATTCCGTATTTCCAGGAGCAGGGCTACGACTGCTACGCGCTTGAGCTTTCCGGCCACGGCAGCCGCCCGGCGGATCGGGCGCAGCTCGACGATTTCGGCATCGACGATTACGTCGCCGATCTCGCTGCTGCCGTCGCCAGCCTGCCCGCGGCACCGGTGCTGATCGCTCATTCGATGGGCTGCCTGGTCAGCCAGCGTTTTCTCGAACGGGGCACGGCGTGCGCCGTGGCCTTCCTGGCGCCTGTGCCGCCCACCGGAACGGGTGGCACGGCCAGCCGCTTCGCGTTGACCATGCCGGATTTCTTTGCCGAGTTGCCAAATGCGGTGAACGGCACGACCAACGAAAAAACCATGCGCACCATGGCCCGTGTTTATTTTTCGCCGAGCATGGCGCTGGAGGAATCCGTCCAGTACCTGCCGCTGATCCAGCCGGAATCGGAAAAGGCCGTGGCCGAAATGGTCACGGCGCCCTTTCGCATCGCCCGTGGCCGGGCCCGCATTCCGGCGCTGGTCATGGGTGGTTCGGCCGACCAGGTCTTCCCGGCCTCGATGCTTTTCTTCACCGCTGCCTCGTGGAATGCCAAAACACAGGTCATCGAGGGGGCTGGCCACATGCTGATGCTCGACCCGCAATGGCCGGACGCTGCGGGCA
This genomic window contains:
- a CDS encoding peroxiredoxin-like family protein; the encoded protein is MTATALMPRHPVPALNVALTDGSRFVLGAAPGECFDLVVFYRGLHCPICAKYLLELERLVPEFEKRGVQVVAVSSDDGERAHAMADKVKAGDIKIGYGLSLKSARQWGLYISASRGKTSIGIEEPALFSEPGVFLVRPDGTLYYGAVQTMPFARPQFQDLLGAVDFAIAHDYPARGEYAGSV
- a CDS encoding AraC family transcriptional regulator, with translation MQLNRLDRLSALLEGLAPRVEVNLPPAGIARLDFAAEPSPFLHIHLLAEGEIRLQLWSSASIALQAPCIVICRSDIAHALETPAAENFQRLMCARAWLDGPVAPLLLNEFSTPQVVSIDGAESSLRHVIDLISSELEAPRCGQPALLDRAGDILFIGLLRHLIAHPKTSGGLLSGLADPRIARALVAIHAQPQFKWTLESLAEEAGMSRTAFANTFREVMLATPGKYLSAIRLAIAQRAVQSGKGLKAAARDAGYTSPSALSRALSQASAMASH
- a CDS encoding SDR family oxidoreductase: MIVVTGASGQLGSLVIEALLKKLPAGEIVAAVRHPEKGAYLAARGVQVRQADYDQPASLASAFKGADKLLLISASEVGRRVPQHRAVIESAKAAGVGLLAYTSILHADTSPLPLAAEHQETESLIRASGLPALILRNGWYSENYLAGIPTALQYGVVLGSAGEGRIASAARADYAEAAAAVLMLDNQAGRIYELAGDQAYTLGDMAREISQQSGKAVAYQNLPESEFKAALLGAGLPEGLATLLAESDIGASKGGLFDDGRQLSRLIGRPTTTLAAQVRLALG
- a CDS encoding winged helix-turn-helix transcriptional regulator, which encodes MHNDSNPRPGFAELMQRGQLFAEKCPSREVLKHVTSRWGVLLLVALLSGTQRFSDLRRKVNGISEKMLAQTLQWLEGDGFVERISYPVVPPHVEYRLTPLGEEIGQKVEALADWIEVKLPEILAAQREKRL
- a CDS encoding alpha/beta hydrolase, with the protein product MSAKPPIIHHYPARQPSTRPPLLFVHGGYSNAALWGVRFIPYFQEQGYDCYALELSGHGSRPADRAQLDDFGIDDYVADLAAAVASLPAAPVLIAHSMGCLVSQRFLERGTACAVAFLAPVPPTGTGGTASRFALTMPDFFAELPNAVNGTTNEKTMRTMARVYFSPSMALEESVQYLPLIQPESEKAVAEMVTAPFRIARGRARIPALVMGGSADQVFPASMLFFTAASWNAKTQVIEGAGHMLMLDPQWPDAAGKLHVWLESLATGQLPAAEAQTIGESTPS